In one Saccharibacillus brassicae genomic region, the following are encoded:
- a CDS encoding acyl-CoA synthetase, translating to MKYSQWAAPERYNLTSEMEHYAPDKIALKWLGEAGEQAEITYGDLLKQANRLAGGLSKLGLQKGDKVLVTVPRRIVAYVIYMACLKLGLVIIPSSEMLRSKDLSYRLLHSEARAVISWPSVTAEVDRIEEALPALDHRILVTEAGDSAEADGWLNLNALMQNQPDTFEAADTSRDDMAILAYTSGTTGNPKGVVHTHGWAYAHLRITSSWLDIREEDTVWATAAPGWQKWIWSPFLSVLGSGATGFVYSGAFEPKRYLHLLQDYKIGVLCCTPTEYRLMVKSHGLSEYDLTALRSAVSAGEPLNQEVIHAFQQHHDLTIRDGYGQTESTLLIGNLVGSPVRLGAMGKSMADGLALVVDDEGVPVPPGEVGNIAVHSELPALFREYFKDPERKGQSMRGEYFITGDRASLDEEGYFWFEGRGDDIIISSGYTIGPFEVEEALMKHPAVKECAAVASPDEIRGSIVKAFVVLRDDVEGTHELVKELQARVKEWTAPYKYPRKIEFVTDLPKTASGKIRRIELREQEKRCVSK from the coding sequence ATGAAATACAGTCAATGGGCAGCACCGGAGAGATACAACCTGACCTCCGAGATGGAGCATTACGCTCCCGATAAAATCGCGCTCAAATGGCTCGGCGAAGCCGGCGAGCAGGCGGAGATCACATACGGCGACCTGCTGAAGCAGGCCAACCGGCTCGCGGGCGGGCTGTCGAAGCTTGGTCTGCAAAAAGGCGACAAAGTGCTGGTGACGGTGCCGCGGCGCATCGTGGCGTACGTCATCTACATGGCCTGCCTGAAGCTCGGGCTGGTCATCATTCCGTCGTCGGAAATGCTGCGGTCCAAAGACCTGTCGTACCGCCTGCTTCATTCCGAAGCGCGCGCCGTCATCTCCTGGCCGTCGGTGACGGCCGAAGTGGACCGGATCGAAGAAGCGCTGCCGGCGCTCGACCATCGCATTCTCGTGACCGAAGCCGGCGATTCCGCCGAAGCGGACGGCTGGCTGAACCTGAACGCGCTGATGCAGAATCAGCCGGATACGTTCGAAGCGGCGGACACGTCCCGCGACGATATGGCGATTCTCGCCTACACGTCCGGCACGACGGGCAACCCCAAAGGCGTCGTGCATACGCACGGCTGGGCGTACGCGCATCTGCGCATCACGTCTTCCTGGCTCGATATTCGCGAGGAAGACACCGTCTGGGCGACGGCGGCGCCGGGCTGGCAGAAATGGATCTGGAGCCCGTTCCTGTCGGTGCTCGGCAGCGGCGCGACCGGCTTCGTCTACAGCGGCGCGTTCGAGCCGAAGCGTTATCTGCATCTGCTGCAGGATTACAAGATCGGCGTGCTCTGCTGCACGCCGACGGAATACCGCCTGATGGTCAAATCGCACGGCTTGAGCGAATACGACCTGACGGCGCTGCGCAGCGCGGTCTCGGCGGGCGAGCCGCTGAACCAGGAAGTCATTCATGCGTTCCAGCAGCATCATGACCTGACGATCCGCGACGGTTACGGCCAGACCGAGAGCACGCTGCTGATCGGCAACCTGGTCGGTTCGCCGGTGCGCCTCGGCGCCATGGGCAAGTCGATGGCGGACGGCCTGGCACTCGTCGTCGACGACGAAGGCGTGCCGGTGCCGCCGGGCGAAGTCGGCAATATCGCCGTGCACAGCGAACTGCCGGCGCTGTTCCGCGAATATTTCAAAGATCCCGAACGCAAAGGGCAGTCGATGCGCGGCGAATATTTCATTACCGGCGACCGCGCCAGCCTGGATGAAGAAGGCTACTTCTGGTTCGAAGGCCGCGGCGACGATATCATCATCAGCTCCGGCTATACGATCGGGCCGTTCGAAGTCGAAGAAGCGCTCATGAAGCATCCGGCCGTCAAGGAATGCGCGGCGGTCGCAAGTCCGGACGAGATCCGCGGCAGCATCGTCAAAGCGTTCGTCGTGCTGCGCGACGACGTCGAAGGGACGCACGAACTGGTCAAGGAACTGCAGGCGCGCGTCAAGGAATGGACCGCTCCGTACAAGTATCCGCGCAAGATCGAGTTCGTGACCGATCTGCCGAAGACCGCTTCCGGCAAGATCCGCCGCATCGAACTGCGCGAGCAGGAGAAGCGCTGCGTCTCCAAGTAA
- a CDS encoding Na-translocating system protein MpsC family protein: MPEKHVAKSKIKTLLDELLAQRFNQAPGRMDVYVDERSLIVHLEGFMGDEMQNLIRLQDPDALRSVQELMVEHILPELAGTIGTATGFRIGTFYYDWSDRDLSGMLVGLPEEQAYHEQEDYYSGKSEVHEIIGKVTYEIQKMPDETYSYWAADHILVIVREGILIKIEKAFVDQGASEILRKVKRNLEKEVIDLEAPRIEKILKRKIKDFYVDWSFELNKSLLVYVFED; this comes from the coding sequence ATGCCTGAAAAACACGTAGCAAAATCCAAAATCAAAACCCTGCTCGACGAGCTGCTTGCGCAGCGTTTCAATCAAGCCCCGGGTCGCATGGACGTTTACGTAGACGAGCGTTCCTTGATCGTCCATCTGGAAGGTTTCATGGGCGACGAGATGCAGAACCTGATCCGGCTGCAGGACCCCGACGCGCTTCGTTCCGTGCAGGAACTGATGGTTGAACATATTTTGCCCGAACTTGCCGGTACGATCGGGACCGCGACCGGTTTTCGGATCGGCACTTTCTATTACGACTGGTCGGACCGCGATCTCTCCGGCATGCTCGTCGGCCTTCCTGAAGAACAGGCCTATCACGAGCAGGAAGATTATTATTCGGGCAAAAGCGAGGTGCACGAGATCATCGGCAAAGTCACGTACGAGATCCAGAAAATGCCGGACGAGACCTACTCCTATTGGGCGGCCGACCATATTCTCGTCATCGTTCGGGAAGGCATCCTGATCAAAATCGAAAAAGCGTTCGTCGACCAGGGCGCCAGCGAGATTCTGAGAAAGGTTAAGCGGAATCTGGAAAAAGAAGTCATTGATCTGGAAGCGCCCCGTATCGAGAAGATACTGAAGCGCAAAATCAAAGACTTCTACGTCGACTGGTCGTTCGAACTTAACAAAAGCCTGCTCGTGTACGTATTCGAAGACTGA
- a CDS encoding DMT family transporter: MKKSIAIPLTVSIIAVSFSAIFVKWSDAPSSILSMYRMWFACFLMLPIVWIKREEFKRIGRREARLLVFSGLFLALHFALWFESLKLTTVASSTIILALQPLVSLAVGFALFRERTTRASIVALVVATFGVMLIGWGDFGLSAQAIRGDLLSFLCVIAVVGYLFIGQNAVKKVSHWIYSFCVFLSAAVFLTLYNLATVQPFFDYPAREWGVFVLLAIVPTLAHIINNWLLNYVNATTISMSILGEPVGASLLAVWLLGEHMTWIQIGGGILVLAGMSMFLIRQSSGVRPASAESSDVPAGKAGTL; encoded by the coding sequence ATGAAAAAATCTATCGCAATTCCGTTGACCGTCTCCATCATCGCCGTCTCGTTCTCGGCGATCTTCGTCAAATGGTCGGACGCGCCGTCCTCGATCCTAAGCATGTACCGGATGTGGTTCGCGTGCTTCCTCATGCTGCCGATCGTCTGGATCAAGCGCGAGGAGTTCAAGCGGATCGGCCGCAGGGAAGCCCGGCTGCTGGTCTTCTCCGGGCTGTTTCTGGCGCTGCACTTCGCGCTGTGGTTCGAATCGCTGAAGTTGACGACGGTGGCAAGTTCCACCATCATCTTGGCGCTGCAGCCGCTCGTGTCGCTCGCCGTCGGTTTCGCTTTGTTCCGGGAACGGACGACGCGGGCGTCGATCGTCGCGCTGGTCGTGGCTACCTTCGGGGTCATGCTTATCGGCTGGGGCGATTTCGGGCTGAGCGCGCAGGCGATCCGCGGCGACCTGTTGTCGTTTCTGTGCGTGATCGCGGTCGTCGGGTATTTGTTCATCGGGCAAAACGCGGTCAAAAAAGTGTCGCACTGGATCTACAGCTTCTGCGTATTCCTGTCGGCCGCCGTGTTCCTGACGCTGTACAATCTCGCGACCGTGCAGCCCTTTTTCGATTATCCGGCGCGGGAATGGGGCGTGTTCGTCCTGCTTGCTATCGTGCCGACGCTCGCGCATATCATCAACAACTGGCTGCTGAACTACGTCAACGCCACGACGATCTCCATGAGCATTCTCGGCGAGCCGGTCGGCGCTTCGCTGCTTGCGGTATGGCTGCTCGGCGAGCATATGACGTGGATTCAGATCGGGGGCGGCATCCTCGTGCTTGCGGGCATGTCTATGTTCTTGATCCGTCAGTCGTCGGGCGTGCGTCCGGCTTCGGCCGAATCTTCGGACGTCCCAGCAGGGAAAGCGGGAACCCTATGA
- a CDS encoding GNAT family N-acetyltransferase yields MNLITEALTPRSPLSAAVKTLYEEAFPANERAPLSILYRRARRPDVEFTAYYDEQSGGRVFVGFTYLARRGSLIFLMYLAIAPVHRSQGYGSRVLEQIRRTYPGSRILLNIEAPDPAAPNAAERLRRRDFYVRCGYAGSGYLIREFGVLYEALIQGGSFDEQEFLRLYRRFIGFPLSLLGRPKIRPKPDARPTTDGSRT; encoded by the coding sequence ATGAACCTGATTACGGAAGCCCTGACGCCGCGGTCGCCGTTATCCGCGGCCGTCAAGACGCTGTACGAAGAAGCTTTTCCCGCAAATGAAAGAGCCCCGCTGTCGATCCTGTACCGCAGGGCGCGCCGGCCCGACGTCGAATTCACCGCTTATTACGACGAACAATCGGGCGGGCGCGTCTTCGTCGGCTTCACTTACCTGGCGCGGCGCGGCAGCCTGATCTTCCTCATGTATCTGGCGATCGCCCCCGTGCACCGCTCGCAGGGCTACGGCAGCCGGGTGCTGGAGCAGATCCGCCGGACGTATCCGGGCAGCCGCATCCTGCTCAATATCGAAGCGCCCGATCCGGCAGCGCCCAATGCCGCGGAACGGCTGCGCCGGCGCGATTTCTACGTGCGCTGCGGCTACGCCGGTTCCGGTTACCTGATCCGGGAATTCGGCGTGCTGTACGAAGCGCTTATTCAGGGCGGATCGTTCGACGAACAGGAATTTCTGCGCCTTTACCGCCGCTTCATAGGGTTCCCGCTTTCCCTGCTGGGACGTCCGAAGATTCGGCCGAAGCCGGACGCACGCCCGACGACTGACGGATCAAGAACATAG